In Syntrophotaleaceae bacterium, a genomic segment contains:
- the mog gene encoding molybdopterin adenylyltransferase, which yields MSQENVARIGIVTVSDRASRGEYEDRGGPAIRLYLQEVLTSPWEPVIRVIPDEIRLLEETLVELCEREYCCLVVTTGGTGPAPRDLTPEATEAVCEKLLPGFGELMRQVSLLKVPTAILSRQTAGVRGRSLIVNLPGQPKAIGECLDAVFPAIPYCIDLIGGPYLTTDENRIKAFRPSGAVK from the coding sequence ATGTCGCAAGAGAATGTAGCAAGAATCGGTATCGTTACGGTTTCCGACCGGGCCAGCCGTGGGGAATATGAAGACCGGGGGGGACCGGCCATCCGTCTTTACCTCCAGGAAGTGCTGACCTCCCCCTGGGAGCCTGTCATACGGGTCATTCCGGATGAAATCCGGCTGCTGGAAGAGACTCTGGTCGAGCTCTGCGAACGGGAGTATTGCTGCCTTGTCGTCACCACCGGCGGAACCGGACCGGCGCCGCGCGACCTCACGCCGGAAGCCACGGAAGCGGTCTGCGAAAAGCTGCTGCCCGGGTTCGGCGAGCTTATGCGGCAGGTCTCGCTGCTGAAAGTGCCTACGGCAATTCTTTCCAGGCAGACAGCGGGTGTGCGCGGACGCTCCCTGATCGTCAACCTGCCCGGGCAGCCAAAGGCGATCGGCGAATGTCTTGACGCGGTTTTTCCCGCCATCCCCTACTGTATCGATCTGATCGGCGGCCCTTATCTGACCACTGATGAAAATCGCATCAAGGCCTTTCGGCCCTCGGGGGCGGTAAAATAA
- the wecB gene encoding UDP-N-acetylglucosamine 2-epimerase (non-hydrolyzing) has protein sequence MKIINIVGARPNFMKMAPIIEALNRHPTQFQHLLVHTGQHYDERMSQSFFVDLGMPRPDINLEVGSGSHAEQTARIMIEFEKVCLREKPDLVIVVGDVNSTMACTITAKKLGIRVAHVEAGLRSRDMSMPEEINRLCTDVLCDYLFTTDRFADDNLLAEGVSPEKCFFVGNVMIDTLLKHQAMAGRLGLTDKLGLTPGGYATLTLHRPSNVDDPGILSGILEVLKDISRELPIVFPIHPRTRKMAEQFGLTPFFNQGDKVEGIWITEPLGYLEFLHLNMNARLVLTDSGGLQEETTVLGVPCITMRNNTERPITCEVGTNYLVGNNPEKILEAARRILNGEARKGQVPEKWDGKAAERIVDVLRGEV, from the coding sequence TTGAAAATCATCAATATTGTCGGTGCCCGTCCCAACTTCATGAAGATGGCTCCGATCATCGAGGCTCTCAACCGCCATCCGACGCAGTTTCAGCATCTGCTGGTGCATACGGGACAGCACTATGACGAGAGGATGAGCCAATCCTTTTTTGTCGACCTGGGGATGCCCCGGCCGGACATCAACCTGGAGGTCGGTTCCGGTTCCCATGCCGAGCAGACGGCAAGGATTATGATCGAATTCGAAAAGGTCTGCCTGCGGGAGAAGCCGGACCTGGTGATCGTGGTCGGCGACGTCAACTCGACGATGGCCTGCACCATTACCGCGAAAAAACTCGGAATTCGGGTGGCACACGTGGAGGCCGGCCTGCGGTCCAGGGATATGTCGATGCCCGAGGAGATCAACCGCCTCTGCACCGATGTCCTGTGTGATTACCTGTTTACCACCGACCGTTTTGCCGATGACAATCTGCTGGCCGAGGGTGTTTCCCCGGAAAAGTGTTTTTTTGTCGGGAACGTGATGATCGATACCCTGCTCAAGCACCAGGCAATGGCAGGACGGCTCGGGCTGACGGATAAACTTGGGTTGACGCCCGGAGGATATGCCACGCTGACTTTGCATCGGCCTTCCAACGTCGATGATCCGGGTATTCTATCCGGCATCCTCGAGGTGCTGAAGGATATTTCCAGGGAACTCCCTATCGTCTTCCCCATTCACCCGCGCACGCGGAAGATGGCCGAGCAGTTCGGCCTGACCCCTTTCTTCAATCAGGGGGACAAGGTCGAAGGGATCTGGATCACCGAACCACTCGGTTATCTCGAATTTCTCCATCTAAACATGAACGCCCGTCTGGTTCTCACTGACAGCGGCGGTTTGCAGGAGGAAACGACTGTACTCGGTGTGCCCTGCATCACCATGCGCAACAACACGGAACGCCCGATCACCTGCGAAGTGGGAACGAACTATCTGGTCGGAAACAATCCGGAAAAAATTCTCGAGGCGGCCCGCAGGATCCTGAACGGCGAAGCCCGCAAAGGGCAGGTGCCCGAGAAGTGGGATGGCAAAGCGGCGGAGAGGATTGTGGATGTTTTAAGGGGTGAGGTGTGA
- a CDS encoding DASS family sodium-coupled anion symporter gives MTDPQKNYSRRQLFGLVAGPVLFGLVLFALPSLPGLSAGAQKTAAVAVLMACWWMTEAIPIPATSLLPLALLPLLGILPAEQAAAPYANHLIFLFLGGFLIALSMQRWNLHRRVAMQVVRLVGFSPGRLVFGFMAASALLSAFVSNTVTAMMMMPIGLAIIDQVAAAGRQQGLEIDFSPGRFPFGVNLMLGIAYASSIGGIATLIGTPPNTVLAGYLQTAYGYEITFARWMLVGVPLALTLLPLCWLWLVKWANPMKIEKVPGGREIILQELNSLGPLSAGEWWTALVFVLTALGWIFRGQLAPLLPEPDMVTDATIAMLGALVLFLIPLDLKRGVFVMDWQWAARLPWGVLLLFGGGLSLAAAFEATGLSAWIGEQVFLLREAPIPVLIVAVTTLIIFLTELTSNTATAAMAMPVFSAVALGLHQNPLLLVVPAALAASCAFMLPVATPPNAIVFGSGYVSIPQMAKSGFGLNLISILLISLVTHLLVVPLFDVVYGQLPQWIGAGG, from the coding sequence ATGACTGACCCCCAGAAGAATTACAGCCGAAGGCAGCTCTTCGGGCTGGTCGCCGGACCGGTCCTTTTTGGGCTGGTGCTGTTCGCGCTGCCGTCCCTTCCCGGATTGAGCGCGGGCGCGCAAAAGACCGCCGCCGTTGCCGTTTTGATGGCCTGCTGGTGGATGACCGAAGCCATTCCGATTCCGGCGACCAGCCTCCTGCCGCTGGCGCTGCTACCTCTGCTGGGAATCCTGCCGGCAGAGCAGGCCGCAGCCCCCTATGCCAATCATTTGATCTTCCTGTTTCTGGGCGGGTTTCTGATCGCCCTTTCCATGCAGCGATGGAATCTGCATCGCCGGGTGGCCATGCAGGTGGTGCGCCTGGTCGGGTTTTCGCCGGGCCGGCTGGTGTTCGGCTTCATGGCAGCCAGCGCCTTGCTGTCCGCCTTTGTCTCCAACACCGTGACGGCCATGATGATGATGCCGATCGGGCTTGCCATCATTGACCAGGTGGCCGCTGCCGGACGGCAGCAGGGGCTGGAGATCGATTTCTCTCCCGGGCGTTTCCCTTTCGGCGTCAACCTGATGCTCGGCATCGCCTACGCCTCGTCCATCGGCGGAATCGCCACCCTCATCGGCACTCCCCCGAACACGGTGCTGGCCGGTTATCTGCAGACCGCCTACGGCTATGAAATCACGTTTGCCCGCTGGATGCTGGTGGGGGTGCCGCTGGCACTGACACTGCTGCCACTCTGCTGGCTGTGGCTGGTCAAGTGGGCCAATCCCATGAAAATTGAAAAAGTACCCGGAGGCCGCGAGATCATCCTGCAGGAATTGAACAGCCTGGGTCCCCTCTCCGCCGGAGAATGGTGGACCGCCCTGGTTTTTGTCCTGACCGCCCTCGGCTGGATTTTCCGCGGTCAACTGGCTCCCTTGCTGCCGGAACCGGACATGGTGACCGACGCGACCATCGCCATGCTCGGCGCCCTGGTGCTGTTTCTGATCCCCCTGGATCTCAAGCGGGGAGTTTTCGTGATGGATTGGCAGTGGGCGGCCCGGCTCCCCTGGGGCGTGCTGCTGCTTTTCGGCGGCGGCCTCTCCCTGGCGGCGGCCTTCGAGGCGACCGGACTTTCCGCCTGGATCGGAGAGCAGGTTTTCCTGCTGCGGGAGGCGCCGATACCGGTGCTGATCGTTGCCGTTACCACTTTGATCATTTTTCTGACCGAACTGACCTCCAACACCGCCACCGCAGCGATGGCCATGCCGGTGTTCTCCGCCGTGGCGCTCGGTCTGCATCAGAACCCGTTGCTGCTGGTCGTGCCGGCTGCCCTGGCGGCCAGCTGCGCTTTCATGCTGCCGGTGGCGACACCGCCCAATGCGATCGTTTTCGGCTCCGGCTACGTCTCCATTCCGCAGATGGCCAAAAGCGGCTTCGGCCTCAACCTGATCAGTATCCTGCTTATCTCCCTTGTGACACATCTCCTTGTCGTCCCCCTGTTCGACGTGGTATACGGACAACTCCCGCAGTGGATCGGCGCCGGAGGATAG